The Carnobacterium sp. 17-4 genome has a window encoding:
- a CDS encoding glycosyltransferase family 2 protein has protein sequence MEKLSLVVPCYNEEQTIPLFFAAVEKIRPTLANISIEYIFVNDGSKDQTLTVLRKMALKYPDAIRYLSFSRNFGKEAALFAGLEHATGDYVAVMDVDLQDPPELLPQMLNLIRQEKYDCVGTRRVSRKGEPAIRSFLAKEFYRLMNRISAVEFVDGARDYRLMTRQMVEAILSMTEVNRFSKGIFSWVGFDTTYLEYENKERAAGKTSWSLWSLFKYSLDAIVDFSDIPLAIASFVGLFSFFIALFFMVVIVIRTVLFDDPTAGWPSLVTIILAIGGLQLFCLGIVGKYLGKTYLESKKRPIYILKETDKNKKN, from the coding sequence ATGGAAAAATTGTCACTTGTGGTTCCTTGTTACAATGAGGAGCAAACAATCCCCCTTTTTTTTGCTGCAGTTGAAAAAATCCGGCCAACCTTAGCAAATATAAGTATTGAATATATTTTTGTTAACGACGGTTCGAAAGACCAGACATTAACTGTGTTGAGAAAAATGGCATTAAAATACCCCGATGCTATCCGATATTTATCCTTTTCGCGAAATTTTGGAAAAGAAGCTGCATTATTTGCAGGACTGGAGCATGCTACGGGAGATTACGTAGCAGTAATGGATGTTGATTTGCAAGATCCTCCGGAACTATTGCCTCAGATGCTTAATCTTATACGTCAGGAAAAATATGATTGTGTAGGAACTAGAAGGGTAAGTCGAAAAGGTGAGCCGGCTATCCGGTCATTTTTAGCCAAAGAATTTTATCGGCTCATGAACCGCATTTCAGCGGTTGAATTTGTGGATGGAGCGCGTGATTACAGATTAATGACTCGTCAAATGGTCGAGGCCATTCTTTCCATGACGGAAGTTAACCGTTTTTCAAAAGGGATTTTTAGCTGGGTAGGATTTGATACAACTTATTTAGAGTATGAAAATAAAGAGCGTGCTGCCGGAAAAACGTCTTGGTCACTATGGTCCTTATTTAAATATTCGTTGGATGCAATTGTTGATTTTTCCGATATTCCATTGGCAATAGCTTCTTTTGTAGGATTATTTTCCTTTTTTATTGCCCTGTTCTTTATGGTCGTGATTGTTATCCGAACGGTTTTATTTGATGACCCAACAGCCGGCTGGCCTTCTTTAGTTACCATTATATTGGCTATTGGTGGATTGCAGCTATTTTGTTTAGGAATAGTAGGCAAATATTTAGGAAAAACCTATTTGGAATCAAAGAAAAGACCCATCTACATTTTGAAAGAAACCGACAAAAATAAAAAAAATTAA
- a CDS encoding metallophosphoesterase, which produces MKIGVLSDLHIDTNKKKLNGTETFANIIVKQINHQNIDVLLIAGDISSDYLVSQQFIDEVTDKSGIPILFVPGNHDFWSLRNGETDTKKIYRFFENQPDSLLNKPYILNDEWAVVGNGGWYDYGYANQGKYTKSEFDDMKLRVGVWQDKRYVHWGEGNKQVAQWMLDKLEADLQSVGNRKVILMTHVVTHPKFVVSLPHKIYDYFNAFLGSSSYEKLYKNYPIVYSIMGHVHFRKTLVEDQVNYICACLGGSKHWLTKDPEAEVVNALLTFQLPERTK; this is translated from the coding sequence ATGAAAATTGGTGTGCTATCAGATCTACACATTGATACCAATAAGAAAAAATTAAATGGAACAGAAACGTTTGCGAACATTATTGTCAAACAAATTAACCACCAAAACATCGATGTCCTATTAATTGCTGGGGATATCAGTAGCGATTATTTAGTGTCTCAACAATTTATAGATGAAGTCACAGACAAAAGTGGTATTCCTATTTTATTTGTCCCAGGAAATCATGACTTTTGGTCATTAAGAAATGGAGAAACAGATACAAAAAAAATCTACCGGTTTTTTGAGAACCAACCAGATAGTTTATTGAACAAACCGTATATTTTGAATGACGAATGGGCAGTGGTTGGTAATGGCGGTTGGTATGATTATGGCTACGCGAATCAGGGGAAATACACTAAGTCAGAATTCGATGATATGAAATTGAGAGTTGGTGTATGGCAAGATAAACGTTATGTCCATTGGGGAGAAGGCAATAAACAAGTTGCCCAATGGATGTTAGATAAGTTAGAAGCTGATCTTCAATCTGTTGGAAACCGAAAAGTTATCTTGATGACTCATGTTGTTACTCATCCGAAATTTGTTGTGTCATTGCCACATAAAATATATGATTATTTTAATGCTTTTCTAGGAAGCTCTTCTTATGAAAAGCTGTATAAAAACTACCCAATTGTTTATAGTATTATGGGTCATGTCCATTTCAGAAAAACCTTAGTAGAGGACCAAGTGAATTATATTTGTGCTTGTTTGGGAGGCTCGAAACACTGGCTGACCAAAGATCCGGAAGCAGAAGTAGTAAATGCACTACTGACATTTCAATTGCCAGAAAGAACGAAGTAA
- the nadE gene encoding ammonia-dependent NAD(+) synthetase has product MSDLKNQIIEEMRVRPSIDPKVEVRKSVDFLKDYLKKQSFLKTLVLGISGGQDSTLVGKLSQLAMTELREETGDNDYQFIAVRLPYGEQADEKDAMDAIAFIEADKVVKVNVKPGVDATVKTLEDSGTSVSDFVKGNIKARQRMIIQYAIAGSHNGTVVGTDHSAESVTGFFTKFGDGGTDINPIFRLNKRQGKALLEELGAPEHLYKKIPTADLEENKPSLPDEKALGVTYDQIDDYLEGKDVPEEAAQKIENWYVKTEHKRHLPITIFDDFWK; this is encoded by the coding sequence ATGTCAGATTTGAAAAACCAAATTATTGAGGAAATGCGTGTTCGTCCATCTATTGATCCAAAGGTTGAAGTGCGAAAAAGTGTGGATTTTCTAAAAGACTATTTGAAGAAACAGTCATTTTTAAAAACGCTAGTATTAGGTATTAGTGGAGGACAAGATTCTACATTAGTTGGGAAATTAAGCCAGTTGGCTATGACAGAATTGCGCGAAGAGACTGGAGACAATGATTATCAATTTATTGCTGTACGTCTTCCTTATGGCGAACAAGCAGACGAAAAAGATGCTATGGATGCAATAGCTTTTATTGAAGCGGATAAAGTAGTTAAAGTGAATGTAAAGCCTGGAGTAGATGCAACAGTAAAAACACTAGAAGATAGTGGGACATCTGTGAGTGATTTTGTAAAAGGAAATATCAAAGCTCGTCAACGTATGATTATTCAATATGCGATAGCTGGAAGTCATAATGGGACAGTAGTAGGTACGGATCATTCTGCGGAATCGGTTACTGGCTTTTTCACAAAATTTGGAGATGGCGGTACCGATATTAATCCTATCTTTAGATTAAACAAGCGTCAGGGAAAAGCTTTATTAGAAGAACTAGGGGCGCCTGAACATCTATACAAAAAAATCCCAACTGCTGATTTAGAAGAAAATAAACCTTCTTTACCAGATGAGAAAGCTTTGGGTGTCACTTACGATCAAATTGATGATTACTTAGAGGGTAAAGATGTGCCAGAAGAAGCAGCGCAAAAAATTGAAAATTGGTACGTGAAAACAGAACATAAACGTCATCTTCCAATCACTATTTTTGATGATTTTTGGAAATAA
- a CDS encoding ABC transporter permease/substrate-binding protein translates to MNEFIATFQERKSDLLTALIEHMQLSFISLFIAVIIAIPLAIYLTKHKKSATVMIQITSIFQTIPSLALLGLMIPLVGIGSVPAIIALVLYALLPILRNAYTGIMEVDPSLIEAADAMGMNRWRKLAKVQIPLAMPIIMAGIRNAMVLIIGTGTIAALIGAGGLGSLILLGIDRGNNYLILLGAIPAALLAIFFDYLLSIFEKISFKKTVTTLGILSILILGLLVAPLLMKDKEELVIAGKLGAEPEIIMNMYKYLIEDETDVAVTLEPNMGKTTFVFNALESGDIDIYTEYTGTILATFLNEELTSTNEQDVYQQARDGLADQYNMTLLEPMAFNNTYTLAVTSELAEEYQLETISDLVPIAEEIKAGFTLEFSDRQDGYLGIQDLYGLSFGEVQTMEPKLRYSAIETGDINLVDAYSTDSELAQYDLVVLEDDRGLFPPYQGAPLLLNETLEEFPEIEDSLNQLSGKITDAEMREMNYAVNVTGASASDVALKYLTEKGLLKD, encoded by the coding sequence ATGAATGAATTTATTGCCACTTTTCAAGAACGAAAAAGTGATTTATTAACAGCTTTGATTGAACATATGCAACTGTCATTTATTTCATTATTTATAGCGGTAATTATAGCAATTCCACTAGCTATTTACTTAACTAAGCATAAAAAATCAGCAACTGTTATGATCCAAATTACGTCTATTTTTCAAACCATTCCATCGCTAGCCCTTTTAGGATTAATGATTCCCTTAGTAGGAATAGGATCTGTACCCGCTATTATAGCGTTGGTTCTTTACGCTTTATTGCCTATTCTAAGAAATGCCTACACTGGAATAATGGAAGTAGATCCATCACTAATTGAAGCAGCAGATGCAATGGGAATGAATCGATGGAGAAAGCTCGCTAAAGTGCAGATTCCGCTTGCTATGCCCATCATCATGGCAGGAATTCGAAATGCAATGGTCTTGATCATTGGAACTGGGACTATTGCGGCTTTAATTGGAGCCGGTGGATTAGGAAGCCTTATTTTATTAGGAATCGATCGCGGAAATAACTACCTGATTTTATTAGGAGCGATCCCTGCTGCTTTATTAGCAATTTTCTTTGATTACCTTTTGAGCATATTTGAAAAAATCTCGTTTAAGAAAACAGTGACTACACTAGGCATACTTAGTATTCTTATTTTAGGGTTACTGGTTGCACCGCTTTTGATGAAAGACAAAGAGGAACTGGTTATTGCCGGGAAATTAGGTGCAGAACCCGAAATTATTATGAATATGTATAAATACTTGATTGAAGATGAAACAGATGTGGCTGTCACATTAGAGCCGAATATGGGGAAAACCACTTTTGTGTTCAATGCATTAGAATCAGGAGATATTGATATTTACACAGAATATACAGGAACAATTCTGGCAACATTTTTAAATGAAGAATTGACGTCAACAAATGAACAAGATGTTTACCAACAAGCTAGAGATGGTTTAGCAGATCAGTATAATATGACTTTATTGGAACCAATGGCATTTAATAATACCTATACGCTTGCGGTTACTTCAGAACTAGCAGAAGAATACCAGCTTGAAACCATTTCAGATTTGGTCCCAATTGCAGAAGAAATTAAAGCCGGTTTTACTTTAGAATTTTCTGATCGTCAAGATGGGTATCTAGGGATCCAAGATTTATATGGATTGAGTTTTGGAGAGGTTCAAACAATGGAACCAAAACTTCGCTATTCAGCAATTGAAACAGGAGATATCAATTTAGTAGATGCGTATTCAACGGATAGCGAACTTGCTCAATATGATCTAGTTGTTTTGGAAGATGATCGCGGATTATTTCCACCTTATCAAGGAGCTCCGTTACTATTGAACGAAACGCTAGAGGAGTTTCCGGAAATTGAAGACAGTTTAAATCAATTATCTGGAAAAATTACGGATGCAGAAATGCGTGAAATGAATTATGCTGTAAATGTAACTGGAGCTAGTGCAAGTGATGTCGCGCTAAAATATTTAACTGAAAAAGGCTTGCTAAAAGACTGA
- a CDS encoding glycosyl hydrolase family 28-related protein has protein sequence MNQEQAIQQKLTAIFPMYESPMQKQRAIKQTEDLFRTLTGRLAEPKMNGLKINGPSRTKTDFTTERPVLVDQNGKVSPLWKIVLDYEMTWLENKLTTVSVVDYGAIGDGKLDCTKAFKKALSSGYRRVLVPPGKYVVRGIELPSCTELIGSGIDETVLILHKDAPKKTRLITNKHYLNGNHHIRIEGMSLDWNVARLKGHEKTASGGTFSSGITLAHVKYALVRNVKISDPGLHGIDVTSPVYNYLGDGLRARGGSEYIWIDQIEASGFGDDGITTHHSDYIFISNSYAHHPSGRAHKKGYSNSNGIEIDDGSQHVTLTNNHTAFCFGGVEIKAHETSSAASDTQIIGHFSDHDNRSYNFRHIGHHQAEESYSMSAFGIRATFLAACYPQVTKLYTASTPRALVVSAYQKVAIHHFFTITKLENRLDKIALSVQYRAGEVAIKEIRLKNYEGAKKPIRLGKETGRVYIDDGNE, from the coding sequence ATGAATCAAGAGCAAGCGATCCAGCAAAAATTAACGGCTATTTTTCCAATGTACGAAAGTCCAATGCAAAAACAACGAGCAATTAAGCAAACGGAAGACTTGTTTCGTACGTTAACTGGCAGATTGGCTGAACCTAAAATGAATGGCCTAAAGATAAATGGCCCCAGTAGGACTAAGACTGACTTTACTACAGAAAGACCTGTCTTGGTCGATCAAAATGGAAAAGTTTCTCCACTTTGGAAAATAGTATTAGACTATGAAATGACTTGGTTGGAAAATAAATTAACGACTGTTTCAGTAGTTGATTATGGGGCAATCGGAGATGGTAAATTAGATTGTACAAAAGCTTTTAAAAAAGCACTTTCCTCCGGGTATAGACGTGTCCTCGTACCACCAGGCAAATATGTCGTTAGAGGAATTGAGCTCCCTTCTTGTACAGAATTGATTGGAAGTGGCATAGACGAAACTGTTCTCATTTTGCATAAAGATGCTCCTAAAAAAACACGATTGATCACAAATAAACACTATTTAAATGGAAATCATCACATTCGTATTGAAGGAATGAGTTTAGACTGGAACGTTGCAAGATTGAAGGGGCATGAAAAAACAGCTAGTGGTGGGACATTTTCCAGTGGCATTACCTTAGCTCACGTTAAGTATGCACTCGTTCGTAATGTGAAAATCAGTGACCCAGGACTGCATGGCATTGATGTCACATCTCCAGTATACAATTATCTTGGAGATGGTCTTAGAGCAAGAGGTGGTAGTGAGTATATCTGGATAGACCAAATTGAAGCCAGTGGTTTTGGCGATGATGGGATAACGACTCACCATAGTGATTATATATTCATCTCTAACTCTTATGCTCATCATCCTAGTGGTCGTGCTCATAAAAAGGGCTATTCAAACTCAAATGGAATTGAGATCGATGACGGTTCACAACATGTCACCTTGACGAATAACCATACGGCTTTTTGTTTTGGAGGAGTCGAAATAAAAGCACATGAAACAAGCTCTGCAGCCTCCGATACCCAAATCATTGGCCATTTTTCGGACCACGATAACCGCTCATACAATTTTAGACACATTGGTCACCACCAAGCAGAAGAGTCGTATTCTATGTCAGCATTTGGTATACGGGCAACCTTTCTTGCAGCTTGCTACCCTCAAGTGACAAAGTTGTATACAGCCTCGACTCCAAGAGCGCTAGTAGTATCAGCTTATCAAAAAGTAGCGATCCATCATTTTTTCACAATAACAAAACTTGAAAATCGTTTAGATAAAATTGCTTTATCTGTTCAATACCGTGCAGGAGAAGTAGCCATCAAAGAAATTCGATTAAAAAATTATGAAGGAGCTAAAAAACCTATTCGTCTCGGGAAAGAAACTGGACGGGTATATATAGATGATGGAAATGAATGA
- a CDS encoding nicotinate phosphoribosyltransferase codes for MNTIYPDDSWALHTDLYQINMMKTYWELGKADSHAVFESYFRSNPFNSGYAIFAGLERIVQYIQKLKFTSSDIDYLRSLNTYPEGFLDYLKDFKFKGTIRSMVEGEVVFAGEPLIQVEGPLADCQLVETAILNVLNYQTLIATKASNIKSIVKDEPVLEFGTRRAQEMDAAIWGTRAAFIGGCDATSNTRAGKIFDIPVSGTHAHSLVQVYRNDYDAFIAYATTHKDCVFLVDTYDTLKSGVPNAIRVARELGDKINFLGVRIDSGDMAYISKKVRQQLDDAGFTEAKIYASNDLDEKTILNLKMQGARIDVWGVGTKLITAYDQPALGAVYKLVSIEDEQGNMVDTLKLSSNAEKVSTPGKKQVWRITKNDDGKSEGDYITLWEERPDQKEELFMFHPVHTYINKTVTNFSARPLLKEIFVDGKLVYDLPKLTEIKTYAEVSLGMLWEEYKRSLNPEAYPVDLSQSAYHHKIKSIEKARDDVNKMSKKPII; via the coding sequence ATGAATACGATATATCCAGATGACAGTTGGGCATTACACACTGATCTATACCAAATAAATATGATGAAAACGTATTGGGAACTCGGAAAAGCAGATTCACATGCGGTTTTTGAATCCTATTTTAGAAGCAACCCTTTTAATAGTGGGTATGCTATTTTTGCTGGCTTAGAACGCATTGTACAGTACATTCAAAAATTAAAGTTTACATCAAGTGACATTGATTACTTAAGAAGTTTAAACACATACCCAGAAGGATTTTTAGATTATTTAAAAGATTTTAAATTCAAAGGAACAATTCGTTCGATGGTTGAAGGAGAAGTTGTTTTTGCAGGTGAACCGCTTATTCAAGTAGAAGGTCCTTTAGCAGATTGCCAACTAGTTGAAACAGCTATTTTAAATGTTTTGAATTATCAGACCTTGATTGCAACCAAAGCATCTAATATCAAATCAATTGTAAAAGATGAGCCTGTTTTAGAATTTGGTACACGAAGAGCACAGGAAATGGATGCGGCTATTTGGGGAACAAGAGCTGCTTTTATTGGAGGGTGCGACGCTACCAGCAATACACGTGCAGGCAAAATATTTGATATACCGGTGAGCGGAACACATGCACATTCATTAGTACAAGTTTACCGGAATGATTATGATGCATTCATAGCGTATGCTACGACACACAAAGATTGCGTTTTTCTCGTTGATACTTATGACACATTGAAATCGGGTGTGCCAAATGCTATACGAGTTGCAAGAGAACTTGGTGACAAAATCAACTTTTTAGGTGTGCGTATTGATAGTGGAGACATGGCATACATTTCAAAAAAAGTACGTCAACAACTTGATGATGCTGGATTTACTGAAGCAAAAATATATGCCTCAAATGATTTAGATGAAAAAACAATTTTAAATTTAAAAATGCAAGGTGCACGGATCGATGTTTGGGGTGTAGGAACCAAACTGATTACTGCTTATGATCAACCTGCTCTGGGAGCTGTTTACAAATTGGTTTCCATTGAAGATGAACAAGGCAATATGGTGGATACATTGAAACTTTCCAGTAATGCTGAAAAAGTTTCAACTCCTGGTAAAAAACAAGTATGGCGTATCACTAAGAATGATGATGGGAAGTCAGAAGGCGATTACATCACTCTTTGGGAAGAAAGACCCGATCAAAAGGAAGAATTGTTCATGTTCCATCCGGTACACACATATATTAATAAAACAGTAACGAATTTTAGTGCTAGACCTCTGCTGAAAGAAATTTTTGTAGATGGAAAATTAGTATATGATTTGCCAAAATTAACGGAAATTAAAACGTATGCTGAAGTCAGTCTAGGAATGCTTTGGGAAGAGTACAAACGCAGCTTGAATCCGGAAGCTTACCCAGTAGATTTATCTCAATCAGCGTATCATCATAAAATTAAGTCCATTGAAAAAGCACGTGATGACGTGAATAAAATGTCGAAAAAACCAATTATCTAA
- a CDS encoding Tex family protein — protein sequence MMETNESIVIDLLKNELKSYSKKQITTVLDLLAEGNTVPFIARYRKEMTDTLDEVQIREIEERHQYLTNLEKRKNDVLRSIGEQEKLTPELEGKIKKATKMQLVEDLYRPFKQKRRTKATIAKESGLEPLAQWLLSFPTTDVQVEAEKYVNEEHKIATGEEALAGAHEIIAERIGDEPTYRTWIREYSSKNGAIKAKVKNADKDEKGTFEMYYDYSEPLTKVASHRILAMNRGEKEDILKVSFDLNEQKIHEYLEKQLIEQSNSTAVPFIKAAFEDSYKRFIGPSIEREIRAELTEKAGEQAIHIFGENLRNLLLQAPLKGKIVLGLDPAYRTGCKLAVIDPTGKVLAIDVIYPHKPAGAAARAEAAVKFKKLIDSYQVEMIAIGNGTASRESETFVSENLKEMERQVFYVIVNEAGASVYSASKTAREEFPDLQVEQRSAVSIARRLQDPLAELVKIDPKSVGVGQYQHDVSQKRLEERLDFVVETAVNQVGVNVNTASTPLLQHVAGLNKTTATNVVAYREDNGRFESRAQLKKVARLGPKAYEQAVGFLRIIDGKNVLDNTGIHPETYKEAKQILELAGLTLSDVGSLEAKKVLEKMDVAALAEQVGLGKETVKDMLQALSKPGRDLRDEMSAPLLRTDVLSMEDLIPGMELEGTVRNVVDFGAFVDVGVKQDGMVHISKLSKGYIQHPTNVVSVGDVVTVWVDSVDLKKGRIALTMLKPKE from the coding sequence ATGATGGAAACAAACGAATCAATTGTAATAGATTTATTAAAAAATGAATTAAAAAGCTACTCTAAAAAGCAGATAACAACAGTCTTAGATCTATTGGCTGAAGGGAATACAGTCCCATTTATAGCTCGATACCGGAAAGAAATGACCGATACGCTGGATGAAGTCCAAATACGCGAAATAGAAGAACGTCATCAATACTTAACAAATTTAGAAAAGCGTAAAAATGACGTTTTAAGAAGTATTGGAGAACAAGAAAAATTAACACCAGAACTTGAAGGTAAAATTAAAAAAGCGACAAAAATGCAGTTAGTGGAAGATTTGTATCGTCCATTCAAACAAAAACGACGTACAAAAGCCACGATAGCTAAAGAAAGTGGCTTAGAACCTCTAGCACAATGGTTGTTGTCATTTCCAACGACCGATGTACAAGTGGAAGCTGAAAAATACGTCAATGAAGAACACAAAATTGCTACAGGTGAAGAGGCATTAGCTGGAGCACACGAAATTATTGCTGAACGAATTGGGGATGAACCAACTTACAGAACTTGGATTCGGGAATACAGTTCTAAAAATGGGGCAATCAAAGCTAAAGTTAAAAATGCTGATAAAGATGAAAAAGGAACTTTTGAAATGTACTATGACTACAGCGAACCGTTGACAAAAGTTGCATCTCATCGTATTTTAGCGATGAATCGCGGAGAAAAAGAAGATATCTTAAAAGTTTCTTTTGATTTGAACGAACAAAAAATTCATGAGTATTTGGAAAAACAATTAATTGAGCAGTCTAATTCCACTGCGGTTCCTTTTATAAAAGCAGCTTTTGAAGATAGTTATAAACGGTTCATCGGACCATCTATTGAACGTGAGATCCGTGCAGAATTAACAGAAAAAGCTGGAGAACAAGCCATTCATATTTTTGGAGAAAATCTACGTAATTTATTACTACAAGCCCCACTAAAGGGTAAGATTGTTTTAGGATTAGATCCGGCTTACCGTACAGGTTGTAAACTCGCGGTTATTGATCCGACAGGGAAGGTGCTTGCGATTGATGTGATTTATCCACACAAACCAGCAGGTGCAGCTGCACGTGCTGAAGCCGCAGTTAAATTCAAAAAATTGATTGACTCGTATCAAGTTGAAATGATCGCAATTGGAAACGGAACAGCTAGCCGTGAATCTGAAACCTTTGTTTCGGAAAACTTAAAAGAAATGGAACGACAAGTTTTCTACGTGATTGTAAATGAAGCGGGTGCATCTGTTTACTCAGCAAGTAAGACAGCTCGTGAAGAGTTCCCTGATCTGCAAGTTGAGCAAAGAAGTGCGGTTAGCATTGCCCGCAGATTGCAAGATCCTTTAGCTGAACTTGTAAAAATTGACCCTAAATCAGTTGGTGTTGGTCAATACCAACATGATGTTTCTCAAAAACGCTTGGAAGAACGCTTGGATTTTGTTGTAGAAACGGCAGTTAACCAAGTGGGTGTAAATGTAAACACTGCAAGTACACCTTTATTGCAACACGTTGCTGGATTAAATAAAACAACAGCTACCAATGTTGTGGCTTACCGTGAAGACAATGGTCGCTTTGAAAGTCGTGCTCAATTGAAAAAAGTTGCTCGCTTAGGCCCTAAAGCTTATGAACAAGCTGTAGGATTCTTACGCATCATTGACGGAAAAAATGTCTTAGACAATACAGGTATTCATCCAGAAACCTATAAAGAGGCAAAACAAATTTTAGAATTAGCTGGATTAACTTTATCAGATGTTGGGAGTCTAGAAGCCAAGAAAGTTTTGGAGAAAATGGACGTAGCAGCATTGGCTGAGCAAGTTGGTTTAGGTAAAGAAACTGTAAAAGATATGCTACAGGCATTGTCAAAACCTGGCCGTGACTTAAGAGATGAAATGTCAGCTCCGTTATTGCGTACAGATGTTTTAAGCATGGAAGATTTAATACCGGGTATGGAATTAGAAGGAACGGTTAGAAATGTGGTTGATTTTGGAGCATTTGTAGATGTCGGAGTCAAACAAGATGGAATGGTTCATATTTCTAAATTAAGCAAAGGCTACATTCAACATCCAACAAATGTTGTTTCTGTAGGCGATGTTGTGACGGTTTGGGTTGATAGTGTGGATCTGAAAAAAGGTCGAATCGCCTTAACAATGTTGAAACCAAAAGAATAA
- a CDS encoding SprT family protein, whose translation MNQAELQTLVEKTSHDFFGLPFQHEAVFNPRLRTTGGRYHLKSHNLDFNLRILEAFGLEEFLGVIKHELCHYHLHLSDAGFQHKDKEFKQLLTAVGGSRFVKSLSKPQAVKKKLLYKCQGCSQVIYRQRKVNTQKYVCGQCRGKLVYIEIQ comes from the coding sequence ATGAATCAAGCGGAACTACAAACCTTAGTGGAAAAGACCTCACATGATTTTTTTGGGTTACCTTTTCAACATGAAGCAGTATTTAATCCTCGTTTGCGCACAACTGGAGGACGCTATCATCTAAAATCCCATAATCTAGATTTTAATCTAAGGATTTTAGAAGCTTTTGGATTGGAAGAATTTTTAGGAGTGATCAAGCATGAATTATGCCATTACCATTTGCATTTATCAGATGCTGGTTTTCAACACAAAGACAAAGAATTCAAACAATTGTTAACAGCTGTTGGTGGATCAAGATTTGTAAAATCGTTAAGCAAACCTCAGGCAGTAAAGAAAAAACTACTTTACAAATGCCAAGGATGTTCTCAAGTGATTTACCGACAGCGCAAAGTTAATACACAGAAATATGTTTGTGGTCAATGTAGAGGTAAATTAGTGTATATTGAGATTCAATAG